One Polycladomyces zharkentensis genomic region harbors:
- the miaA gene encoding tRNA (adenosine(37)-N6)-dimethylallyltransferase MiaA — MKEKADLLVIVGPTAVGKTALSLKLAESFRGEIISGDSMQVYRYMDIGTAKATPAERARVPHHMIDIVDPDYPFSVDEFQRMVKAKIREIQVRGNLPMLVGGTGLYVQSVTHGYQLPGVKEDPAFREEMHRLADEQGNEALHRRLAKVDPETAKRLHPNDRRRIIRALEVFHAKGVPFSHLQKQEGSLYNTLWIGLTMPREQLYERINRRVDQMMADGLVEEVKRLRALGYRGDLTSMQALGYKEIQQYLDGHLTLEEAVEAIKRGTRKFAKRQLSWFRRLKEIRWFDVTRPGFTEEIHQVVAGKFPGYSE, encoded by the coding sequence ATGAAAGAGAAAGCGGATTTGCTCGTCATCGTGGGGCCGACGGCGGTGGGCAAAACGGCGCTCAGCTTGAAGCTGGCCGAGTCGTTTCGCGGAGAGATCATCTCCGGCGATTCGATGCAGGTATACCGGTACATGGACATCGGTACCGCCAAGGCGACGCCGGCCGAACGGGCGCGTGTCCCTCATCATATGATCGACATCGTCGATCCGGACTATCCGTTTTCCGTGGATGAATTCCAGCGGATGGTAAAAGCGAAGATCCGTGAGATCCAGGTCCGCGGAAATCTGCCGATGCTGGTCGGGGGGACGGGATTGTATGTACAATCCGTCACCCACGGGTATCAGCTGCCCGGTGTGAAGGAAGACCCGGCCTTTCGGGAGGAGATGCATCGTTTGGCGGATGAACAGGGCAACGAAGCCCTGCACCGGCGATTGGCGAAGGTGGACCCGGAAACGGCGAAACGCCTGCATCCCAATGACAGACGTCGCATCATCCGTGCGCTGGAGGTATTTCATGCCAAAGGGGTTCCATTTTCCCATTTGCAAAAGCAGGAAGGTTCCCTGTACAATACATTGTGGATTGGCCTGACGATGCCACGGGAGCAGTTGTATGAGCGCATCAACCGGCGCGTGGATCAAATGATGGCCGACGGTTTGGTGGAAGAGGTGAAACGGTTGCGGGCGCTCGGTTACCGGGGTGACCTGACCTCCATGCAGGCGTTGGGATACAAGGAAATTCAGCAGTATCTCGACGGACATTTGACACTGGAGGAAGCAGTCGAGGCGATCAAGCGGGGGACGCGCAAATTTGCCAAACGACAGCTCTCTTGGTTCCGGCGTCTGAAAGAAATCCGTTGGTTTGACGTGACCCGCCCGGGCTTCACGGAAGAAATTCATCAGGTTGTAGCAGGAAAGTTCCCTGGTTACAGCGAATAG
- the hfq gene encoding RNA chaperone Hfq, with the protein MKQSINIQDTFLNQIRKEAVPVTIYLINGFQLRGVVRGFDNFTIVIDSDGKQQMVYKHAISTFTPARPVSLQQPQAEEAGKEA; encoded by the coding sequence TTGAAACAATCCATCAACATTCAAGATACGTTTCTCAACCAAATCCGCAAAGAAGCGGTCCCTGTTACCATCTATCTCATAAACGGTTTCCAGCTTCGCGGAGTCGTACGGGGCTTCGATAATTTCACAATCGTGATTGACAGCGACGGTAAACAACAGATGGTCTATAAACACGCGATTTCCACTTTTACGCCGGCACGTCCGGTCTCTTTGCAACAACCGCAAGCCGAAGAGGCCGGTAAAGAAGCATAA
- a CDS encoding AAA family ATPase: MSRRVITRETNRIQVVLDYDSDREGSSAATVTDVMADAIDQPEHLPLRRCLDDLDRLVGLKRVKAFIHEIYAWLEVGRRRMAAGLSAEQQVLHMIFTGNPGTGKTTVARIMSQLFKEMGVLDKGHLVEVERADLVGEYIGHTAQKTREHIKQALGGILFIDEAYSLARGGEKDFGKEAIDTLVKAMEDHKNEFVLILAGYSMEMDRFIHSNPGLPSRFPIHLDFPDFTIDELVDIADRMAKERQYRLSNPAKEKLRRHLLKEMRSTHPFGNARYVRNLVEQAIRLQAVRLLNARYPTRDDLMSIRAEDLRFAQTSSPTFSWYT, encoded by the coding sequence ATGAGCAGGCGGGTCATCACAAGAGAAACCAACCGGATTCAGGTGGTACTGGACTATGACTCGGATCGGGAAGGGTCGTCAGCGGCAACCGTTACCGATGTGATGGCGGATGCGATCGATCAACCGGAACATCTTCCCCTGCGTCGGTGCCTCGATGATTTGGATCGACTGGTAGGACTCAAGCGGGTCAAAGCATTCATCCATGAGATCTACGCTTGGCTGGAAGTGGGACGTCGGCGGATGGCGGCGGGGTTGTCGGCGGAACAGCAAGTGCTTCACATGATTTTCACAGGCAATCCGGGAACCGGAAAGACAACCGTGGCCCGTATCATGAGCCAACTGTTCAAGGAAATGGGTGTATTGGACAAAGGGCATTTGGTTGAAGTGGAACGGGCGGATTTGGTGGGGGAGTATATCGGCCATACGGCACAAAAAACGCGGGAGCATATCAAACAGGCGCTGGGAGGGATTTTGTTCATTGACGAGGCATATTCCCTGGCGCGCGGAGGGGAAAAAGATTTCGGCAAAGAGGCGATTGATACGCTGGTAAAAGCGATGGAGGACCACAAAAACGAATTTGTTCTCATTTTGGCCGGTTATTCAATGGAGATGGACCGGTTTATCCATTCCAACCCCGGTTTGCCGTCCCGGTTCCCGATTCATCTGGATTTCCCCGATTTCACCATCGATGAGCTGGTTGACATCGCGGACCGAATGGCAAAAGAAAGGCAATACCGGCTGTCCAATCCCGCCAAGGAAAAGTTGCGTCGTCATTTGCTCAAGGAGATGCGCTCGACGCACCCGTTCGGCAATGCCCGCTATGTTCGGAATCTGGTGGAACAAGCGATTCGGTTGCAAGCGGTTCGCCTGTTGAACGCACGCTATCCCACTCGGGATGATTTGATGTCCATCCGTGCGGAGGATCTCCGGTTTGCGCAAACTTCTTCCCCCACTTTTTCGTGGTATACTTAA
- the hflX gene encoding GTPase HflX has protein sequence MVGCGSKRDEWEVRSSLEELSRLADTARAEVVATFVQFRDKVDPAWFIGRGKAEEIAREAEEQTVDLVVFDRELTPAQLHNLERLIPCKVIDRTQLILDIFAMRARTKEGRLQVELAQLQYLLPRLSGRGRELSRLGGGIGTRGPGETQLETDRRHIRRRIRDIRRELEQVKKHRALHQSRRRKNEILQVALVGYTNAGKSTLLNRLTASDVLAEDRLFATLDPTSRALPLPSGETVLLTDTVGFIRHLPHQLVAAFHSTLEQVKEADLLLHVVDMSHPEAQEQIEVVESVLEELGASHLPVLLVFNKADRVAEAPLLAPGRDTIAISAFSDRDLEHLVRAIDARLYETAVIGRAEIPAEKGDWLALLHSRAQVQETEMDGSCLSITFRMPKRRFDRLPPDLLSQIQILSM, from the coding sequence TTGGTCGGTTGCGGGTCCAAACGGGACGAATGGGAGGTCCGTTCCTCCCTGGAGGAGTTGTCCCGTTTGGCCGATACGGCCCGCGCCGAGGTGGTGGCCACTTTTGTCCAATTTCGGGACAAGGTGGATCCGGCCTGGTTCATCGGGCGCGGGAAAGCGGAAGAAATCGCGCGGGAAGCGGAAGAGCAAACGGTTGATCTCGTCGTATTCGACCGGGAGTTGACGCCGGCGCAATTGCACAATCTGGAACGGTTGATCCCCTGCAAGGTGATTGACCGCACCCAGTTGATTCTCGATATATTCGCCATGCGGGCCCGGACAAAAGAAGGGCGTCTGCAGGTGGAACTGGCACAACTGCAATACTTGCTGCCGCGCCTTTCGGGGCGGGGAAGGGAGCTGTCCCGTTTGGGCGGCGGGATCGGCACACGGGGTCCGGGGGAGACCCAACTGGAAACGGACCGACGTCACATCCGACGACGCATCCGCGATATTCGGCGCGAGTTGGAACAGGTGAAAAAACATCGGGCGCTGCATCAGTCCCGACGCCGAAAAAACGAAATTTTGCAGGTGGCGCTTGTCGGGTATACCAATGCGGGGAAATCCACGTTGCTCAACCGGCTGACCGCTTCGGACGTGTTGGCCGAAGACCGTTTGTTCGCCACATTGGACCCGACTTCCCGGGCGTTGCCGTTGCCTTCGGGGGAAACGGTGCTGCTGACGGACACCGTCGGTTTTATCCGGCACCTGCCGCACCAGTTGGTCGCGGCATTTCACTCCACATTGGAGCAGGTAAAAGAGGCCGATTTGCTGTTGCATGTAGTGGATATGAGTCATCCGGAAGCACAGGAACAAATCGAGGTAGTGGAATCGGTTTTGGAGGAGTTGGGAGCGTCTCACTTACCGGTGTTGTTGGTGTTCAACAAAGCAGACCGGGTGGCGGAAGCGCCATTGTTGGCGCCCGGTCGGGATACGATCGCCATCAGCGCATTTTCTGACAGGGACTTGGAACACTTGGTGCGCGCCATCGATGCAAGGCTGTATGAGACGGCCGTCATCGGGCGGGCGGAGATCCCTGCGGAGAAAGGGGATTGGCTGGCTTTGCTCCACAGTCGGGCACAGGTACAGGAAACGGAAATGGACGGTTCATGCCTCAGCATTACCTTTCGCATGCCCAAGCGGCGCTTTGATCGGCTTCCACCTGATTTACTGTCGCAAATTCAAATTCTGTCAATGTAG
- a CDS encoding methionine gamma-lyase family protein, producing the protein MDKYLKHAEVIQNWALRAEEKIARRLMEIERVVEENQWRVLTAFREEGVAEYHLHDSTGYGYDDLGRTALESIFANVFGAEAALVRPHIVSGTHAIAACLFGVLRPGDELLYITGQPYDTLHQVIGTGRDGSGSLADYGIHYRFVPLLPGGEVDEEGVRRAINERTRMIGIQRSRGYTDRPSFTVEQIAGMVRLVRSLAPDAVIFVDNCYGEFVETKEPTHVGADLIAGSLIKNPGGGLAKSGGYIAGKKEWVERAAARLVAPGIRAEGGATHGYLRDYFQGLFLAPHVVGEALKGAVFAAAVLEEAGFSTDPGWDSPRTDIIQQIRFGNPEALIAFCRGIQAASPIDAHLRPEPAPMPGYDDPVIMAAGTFVQGASIELSADGPLRPPYVGFMQGGLTYAHVKIGILTALDHILDIRSEG; encoded by the coding sequence GTGGACAAGTATTTGAAGCATGCAGAGGTCATCCAAAACTGGGCGCTTCGCGCAGAGGAGAAGATCGCGCGGCGTCTTATGGAAATCGAACGCGTGGTGGAAGAAAACCAATGGCGCGTATTGACCGCTTTCCGTGAGGAAGGCGTCGCCGAATATCATTTGCACGATTCCACCGGATACGGTTACGACGATCTGGGACGCACCGCGCTGGAATCGATATTTGCCAACGTGTTTGGGGCAGAAGCGGCACTCGTCCGCCCGCATATTGTTTCGGGCACACATGCGATTGCCGCTTGCCTGTTTGGTGTGCTCCGGCCGGGTGACGAATTGTTGTACATCACCGGCCAACCGTACGATACATTGCATCAGGTGATCGGCACAGGGCGGGACGGTTCCGGTTCGCTGGCCGACTACGGCATCCATTACCGCTTTGTTCCGTTGTTGCCGGGCGGAGAAGTGGATGAGGAGGGTGTGCGGCGGGCGATCAACGAGCGGACGCGCATGATCGGTATCCAACGGTCTCGCGGATATACGGATCGCCCCTCGTTCACGGTGGAGCAAATAGCCGGCATGGTTCGGTTGGTTCGGTCCCTGGCACCCGATGCTGTGATTTTTGTGGACAATTGTTACGGCGAGTTTGTGGAAACGAAGGAGCCGACGCATGTCGGAGCCGATTTGATCGCCGGATCGCTTATCAAAAACCCCGGTGGCGGCTTGGCCAAATCAGGCGGTTACATTGCCGGGAAAAAAGAGTGGGTGGAGCGTGCCGCCGCCCGATTGGTGGCACCGGGTATTCGAGCGGAAGGCGGTGCCACACACGGGTATTTGCGCGATTACTTCCAAGGGTTGTTTTTGGCGCCGCATGTGGTGGGGGAAGCATTGAAAGGAGCGGTGTTCGCGGCGGCCGTACTGGAGGAGGCAGGCTTTTCGACGGACCCCGGATGGGATTCGCCGCGGACGGACATCATCCAGCAGATCCGATTCGGCAACCCGGAAGCGTTGATCGCGTTTTGCCGGGGCATTCAGGCGGCATCCCCGATTGATGCCCATTTGCGGCCCGAACCGGCGCCGATGCCCGGTTACGATGATCCGGTGATCATGGCTGCGGGCACATTTGTTCAGGGGGCGAGTATCGAGTTGTCCGCCGACGGTCCGCTCCGGCCTCCCTATGTGGGATTCATGCAGGGCGGACTGACGTATGCGCATGTGAAAATCGGGATTTTGACGGCGTTGGATCACATTTTGGATATCAGGAGTGAAGGATAA
- a CDS encoding DUF456 domain-containing protein produces the protein MDTVGHVLVWVLIVACFLVGFVGLFISVLPETVAVVAGFVLYHFLIDSDALGWPFWTGVILLTVFSMLIDYIAGGIAARKYGASKWATWAAIIGTIVFPILLGPLGLIGLIFGPFVAVVLVELLQRKPFGQAVRAGFGTWVGMISGIFFKGLIMVAMIVWFLILVF, from the coding sequence ATGGACACAGTGGGACATGTGTTGGTTTGGGTATTGATCGTCGCTTGTTTTCTGGTCGGCTTCGTCGGACTGTTCATCTCGGTATTGCCGGAGACGGTGGCAGTGGTGGCCGGGTTTGTCCTGTATCATTTTCTGATCGATTCCGATGCGCTGGGTTGGCCGTTTTGGACGGGTGTCATTCTCCTCACTGTCTTCAGCATGTTGATCGATTATATCGCGGGAGGGATTGCCGCCCGGAAATACGGAGCGTCCAAATGGGCGACTTGGGCGGCGATCATCGGAACGATTGTGTTTCCCATTCTGCTCGGTCCCCTGGGATTGATCGGGCTGATCTTCGGCCCGTTTGTGGCGGTGGTGCTGGTCGAACTCTTGCAACGCAAACCGTTCGGCCAGGCGGTACGCGCCGGATTCGGCACATGGGTGGGGATGATCAGTGGCATCTTTTTCAAAGGTTTGATCATGGTGGCGATGATTGTCTGGTTCCTGATCTTGGTGTTTTGA
- a CDS encoding LacI family DNA-binding transcriptional regulator — protein MANIRQIAEMAGVSVATVSRVLNNRPYVSEEKRKAVMKAVRELNYKQNIHAIHLKTGKTHTVGVILPFVNHPYFGAILEGIASEALKANHRLIVCQTNYDPDEEIGLLESLKMKQMDGVIICSKAADWERIEPYAVHGPIVACEDTGDKDISSVYIDHYGGFMTGMRYLIEKGHRRIGYCIGRGHSFNSRNRKRAFRDALEQIGEIPRREWMFEQCLTIEDGVRVVHDLSKMEERPSALLVSSDLVAAGIIMEARRRGWRIPGDLAVMGFDNLPIAQVLDLSTIEHPGRRMGECAFRLLLSGIGKERPEPERIELPYRLIERGTV, from the coding sequence ATGGCCAACATCAGACAGATCGCTGAAATGGCCGGTGTGTCAGTGGCGACGGTATCGCGCGTATTGAACAACCGGCCGTATGTGAGCGAGGAAAAGCGAAAAGCCGTGATGAAAGCTGTCCGGGAGTTGAACTATAAACAAAACATTCATGCCATCCATCTCAAAACGGGAAAGACTCACACAGTCGGTGTGATTCTCCCGTTTGTCAACCATCCCTACTTCGGGGCGATTCTGGAAGGGATTGCAAGTGAAGCGCTGAAGGCGAACCATCGTTTGATCGTGTGTCAAACCAACTATGATCCCGATGAGGAAATCGGGTTGCTGGAATCGCTCAAAATGAAGCAGATGGATGGTGTCATTATTTGTTCCAAAGCTGCGGATTGGGAACGCATCGAACCGTACGCGGTTCACGGTCCGATCGTTGCTTGTGAAGATACGGGCGACAAGGACATCTCATCGGTATATATCGATCATTACGGCGGTTTTATGACGGGGATGCGGTATCTGATCGAGAAAGGGCACCGTCGCATCGGTTATTGTATCGGGCGCGGACACAGCTTCAACAGTCGAAACCGAAAACGGGCCTTTCGGGACGCGTTGGAACAAATCGGTGAGATCCCCCGCAGGGAGTGGATGTTTGAGCAGTGTTTGACCATCGAAGACGGGGTGCGGGTTGTGCATGATTTGTCCAAAATGGAGGAGCGCCCTTCGGCGTTGTTGGTTTCATCTGATCTGGTGGCCGCGGGCATCATCATGGAGGCCCGCCGCCGGGGCTGGCGAATCCCGGGAGATTTGGCGGTGATGGGATTTGACAATCTTCCGATCGCACAAGTATTGGATTTGTCTACGATCGAACACCCTGGACGCCGAATGGGCGAGTGCGCTTTTCGCCTGTTGCTGTCCGGAATCGGGAAAGAACGGCCGGAACCGGAGCGCATCGAACTTCCCTACCGGTTGATCGAGCGGGGAACGGTATGA
- the gltP gene encoding glutamate/aspartate:proton symporter GltP encodes MAKGKLGLAWQILIGLILGITVGAVFYGNPAVEQYLKPIGDIFIRLIKMIVIPIVISSLVVGVAGVGDIKKLGKLGGKTLLYFEIITTVALIIGLLAANVFQPGAGVDMKSLHKEDIQKYVDTTKEVEDHGFADTFVNIVPENLFTSLAEGHMLSIIFFSVLFGLGVAAIGDKGKPVLRFFQGTAEAMFYVTNQVMKFAPFGVFALIGVTVSKFGVDSLIPLSKLVLLVYASMIFFVLVVLGVTAKIVGTSIFRIIRILKDELILAYSTASSETVLPKLMEKMEKFGCPKAITSFVIPTGYSFNLDGSTLYQAIAAIFIAQMYGIDLSVGEQITLLLTLMVTSKGIAGVPGVSFVVLLATLGAMGLPVEGLAFIAGVDRLMDMARTAVNVCGNSLAAIVMSKWEKQYNDKQAEAYWEEVKQAA; translated from the coding sequence ATGGCAAAAGGGAAATTGGGACTCGCGTGGCAAATCTTGATCGGATTGATTTTGGGTATAACGGTAGGCGCCGTTTTTTATGGCAACCCTGCCGTCGAACAATATCTGAAACCGATCGGCGATATCTTCATTCGGCTGATCAAAATGATCGTGATCCCGATCGTCATCTCCAGCTTGGTCGTTGGCGTCGCAGGTGTCGGAGACATTAAAAAATTAGGAAAATTGGGCGGGAAAACGCTCTTGTATTTCGAAATCATCACCACTGTCGCGCTGATCATCGGACTGCTCGCTGCAAATGTGTTCCAGCCCGGCGCCGGCGTGGACATGAAATCGCTGCATAAGGAAGATATCCAAAAATATGTGGATACTACCAAAGAAGTGGAAGATCACGGCTTTGCCGATACTTTCGTCAACATCGTACCGGAAAACCTGTTTACCTCCCTGGCGGAAGGCCACATGCTGTCCATCATTTTCTTTTCCGTACTGTTCGGATTGGGTGTGGCGGCCATCGGAGACAAAGGAAAACCGGTGTTGAGGTTCTTCCAGGGAACTGCTGAAGCGATGTTCTACGTGACCAACCAGGTCATGAAATTTGCGCCGTTCGGCGTGTTTGCCCTGATCGGGGTTACCGTCTCCAAATTCGGCGTGGATTCGTTGATACCGCTGAGCAAATTGGTGTTGCTCGTGTACGCATCGATGATTTTCTTCGTTTTGGTCGTGCTGGGCGTGACAGCCAAAATCGTCGGTACGAGCATCTTCCGGATCATCCGCATTCTGAAGGATGAGCTGATCTTGGCCTATTCCACCGCCAGCTCGGAAACGGTATTGCCGAAGCTGATGGAGAAGATGGAGAAATTCGGCTGTCCGAAAGCCATCACATCCTTCGTCATCCCGACCGGCTATTCGTTCAACCTGGACGGCTCCACGCTGTATCAGGCGATTGCGGCCATCTTTATCGCGCAAATGTATGGCATCGATCTGTCGGTGGGAGAACAAATTACCTTGCTCTTGACGCTGATGGTCACCTCCAAAGGGATCGCCGGCGTACCGGGCGTCTCCTTCGTCGTACTCCTGGCTACGCTGGGTGCGATGGGATTGCCGGTGGAAGGATTGGCCTTCATCGCCGGTGTTGATCGTTTGATGGACATGGCCCGGACGGCAGTCAACGTCTGCGGCAACTCGCTGGCGGCCATCGTGATGTCCAAATGGGAGAAACAGTACAATGATAAACAAGCGGAAGCCTATTGGGAAGAAGTGAAGCAAGCGGCGTGA
- a CDS encoding MerR family transcriptional regulator has product MRDEIRRNMPLFPMGIVTKLTELTPRQVRYYEQQGLIRPARTKGNQRLFSFNDVDRLLQIKSLMEKGVNVAGVKEVLLKQAAESAQPSKEKRRHDITDAELRKLLKRQLSELRPGQAHLIQGELSRFFH; this is encoded by the coding sequence ATGCGAGATGAGATCCGTAGGAACATGCCTTTGTTTCCCATGGGCATCGTGACAAAATTGACGGAACTCACTCCGCGGCAGGTGCGCTACTACGAGCAACAAGGTTTGATCCGACCCGCTCGGACAAAAGGAAATCAACGCCTGTTTTCCTTCAATGACGTAGATCGCCTGTTGCAAATCAAAAGCTTGATGGAAAAAGGCGTGAACGTGGCCGGCGTCAAGGAAGTGTTATTGAAACAGGCGGCGGAATCGGCACAGCCATCCAAAGAGAAACGTCGTCACGACATCACGGATGCCGAATTGCGCAAATTGTTGAAACGGCAACTGTCTGAGTTGCGTCCGGGTCAAGCGCATTTGATCCAAGGAGAACTTTCCCGGTTTTTCCACTGA
- the glnA gene encoding type I glutamate--ammonia ligase has protein sequence MPRFTREDILKSVEENNVQYIRLQFTDLLGTIKNVEIPRSQLEKALDNKMMFDGSSIEGFVRIEESDMYLYPDLDTWVIYPWSSGSEGKVAGLICDIYLPDGNPFPGDPRGILKKVLREAEEMGFTSFNVGPEPEFFLFKTNEKGEPTMDLNDNGGYFDLAPLDLGENCRRDIVVTLDKMGFEVEASHHEVAPGQHEIDFKYANAVRAADNIQIFKLVVKNIARRYGLHATFMPKPLFGVNGSGMHCHQSLFRGNENAFYDENDELGLSETARYFLAGILKHARAFAAITNPLVNSYKRLVPGYEAPCYVAWSPKNRSPLVRVPASRGLSTRIEVRNPDPSANPYLALAVMLKAGLDGIKNKLPLPPQTDRNIYVMDEEERREAGIESLPATLKEALEELKKDPVICDALGEHALAHFIEAKEIEWDMFRTQVHPWEREQYLSLY, from the coding sequence ATGCCTCGATTCACACGTGAAGACATTTTGAAGTCTGTAGAAGAGAACAACGTCCAGTATATCCGTCTTCAGTTCACGGATCTGTTGGGCACGATCAAAAACGTGGAAATCCCGCGCAGTCAGCTGGAAAAAGCGCTGGACAACAAAATGATGTTTGACGGTTCTTCGATTGAAGGGTTTGTGCGGATTGAAGAATCCGATATGTACCTGTATCCGGATCTGGACACGTGGGTGATTTATCCGTGGAGCTCGGGGTCTGAAGGGAAAGTGGCCGGACTCATTTGTGATATTTATCTGCCGGATGGCAATCCGTTCCCGGGAGACCCGCGCGGCATCCTGAAAAAAGTGCTGAGAGAAGCCGAAGAAATGGGCTTCACTTCGTTCAACGTCGGTCCGGAACCGGAGTTCTTCCTCTTCAAAACCAACGAAAAAGGCGAACCGACGATGGATCTGAATGATAACGGCGGTTATTTCGACTTGGCCCCCCTGGATCTGGGCGAAAACTGCCGTCGTGACATCGTCGTGACGCTGGACAAGATGGGCTTCGAAGTGGAAGCTTCCCACCACGAAGTGGCACCCGGTCAACATGAGATAGACTTCAAATACGCCAACGCGGTGCGGGCGGCCGACAATATTCAGATCTTCAAACTGGTGGTGAAAAACATCGCCCGCCGTTACGGTCTGCATGCAACCTTTATGCCGAAACCGCTGTTTGGTGTGAACGGTTCCGGTATGCACTGCCACCAATCCCTGTTCCGGGGCAATGAAAACGCCTTTTACGATGAAAACGACGAGCTGGGTCTGAGCGAAACCGCACGTTATTTCCTGGCCGGTATTTTGAAACACGCCCGTGCCTTTGCGGCGATCACCAACCCGTTGGTCAACTCTTACAAACGGTTGGTGCCGGGGTATGAAGCTCCTTGCTACGTGGCTTGGTCTCCGAAAAACCGCAGTCCGTTGGTGCGCGTACCGGCTTCCCGCGGTTTGAGCACCCGGATCGAAGTGCGCAACCCGGACCCGTCCGCCAACCCGTATCTGGCTTTGGCGGTCATGCTGAAAGCCGGTCTGGACGGTATCAAAAACAAATTGCCGCTTCCGCCGCAAACAGACCGCAATATTTACGTCATGGACGAAGAAGAACGTCGGGAAGCGGGCATCGAATCCTTGCCGGCCACGCTGAAAGAAGCGTTGGAAGAGCTGAAAAAAGATCCGGTTATCTGCGATGCGCTCGGCGAACATGCCTTGGCCCACTTCATCGAAGCCAAAGAAATCGAGTGGGATATGTTCCGCACGCAAGTTCATCCTTGGGAGCGCGAACAATACCTGTCTCTGTACTGA
- a CDS encoding ABC transporter ATP-binding protein produces MNETHFCVRDLSLAYGKKRIIETLNIDIPIGHITALIGRNGSGKSTLLKAMARLIQPQGGAVYLDGKAIHEMPTREVSRRLAILPQHTQSPEGMTVEELVWHGRFPHQSVWGGRRKEDRQIVQWAMEMTGVAEWADRPLSSLSGGQRQRAWIAMALAQKTPLLLLDEPTTYLDLAYQIDLLDLLKRLNETEGITVVMVLHDINQAARYAHRLIALQDGKVVAQGTPSSVITPQTIESVFGIQAKVIADPVTGHPMCIPLTTATREDTQQPMALGQ; encoded by the coding sequence ATGAACGAAACACATTTCTGTGTCCGGGATCTGTCGTTGGCGTACGGAAAAAAACGAATCATTGAAACACTCAACATCGACATCCCCATCGGTCACATCACGGCGCTGATCGGTCGCAACGGTTCCGGCAAATCGACCCTGCTCAAGGCGATGGCACGGCTGATTCAACCGCAGGGAGGGGCCGTCTATCTCGATGGCAAAGCGATTCATGAGATGCCGACGCGGGAAGTGTCCCGTCGTCTCGCCATCTTGCCGCAACATACCCAATCTCCCGAAGGGATGACAGTGGAAGAGCTGGTATGGCACGGACGATTTCCACATCAGTCAGTTTGGGGAGGCAGGCGCAAGGAAGACCGTCAAATCGTCCAATGGGCGATGGAGATGACGGGTGTGGCGGAATGGGCTGACCGTCCGCTCTCCTCTCTGTCCGGAGGCCAGCGGCAACGGGCGTGGATCGCCATGGCACTCGCGCAAAAAACGCCGCTGTTGTTGTTGGATGAACCGACGACGTATCTGGATTTGGCCTATCAGATTGATTTGCTGGATCTGTTGAAACGGTTGAATGAAACGGAAGGAATCACTGTCGTCATGGTTCTGCATGATATCAACCAGGCGGCACGCTATGCCCATCGACTGATCGCGCTTCAAGACGGCAAGGTGGTCGCACAGGGTACACCGTCATCCGTGATCACCCCGCAAACCATTGAATCCGTCTTTGGCATTCAGGCCAAAGTGATTGCCGACCCCGTGACGGGTCACCCGATGTGTATCCCTCTCACTACCGCGACCAGAGAGGATACGCAACAACCCATGGCACTGGGGCAATAG